A DNA window from Clostridia bacterium contains the following coding sequences:
- a CDS encoding adenosylhomocysteinase, giving the protein MSKIWRLKFMVSESLIRDLSLAPQGEVKIKWVQNFMPLLRKLENHFALKKPLQDKKIAVCLHLEAKTGYLACVLQAGGADVTMVASNPLSTQDDVVAALVKRGIRAFAWQGATLEEYDEHHRQALALKPNLIIDDGGDLLTLLHREFVDLLPEVIGGCEETTTGLVRLRKMAAAGLLKIPIMAVNDALMKHLFDNRYGTGQSVWEGINSTTNLLIAGKNVVVAGYGWCGRGVAMRAKGLGARVIVTEVDPVRANEALLDGFTVLPMLEAAPLGNIFITTTGNRDVLCKEHFQLMSDGAVLANAGHFDVEINKRDLTLLARKQNKIKSDLEEFILPDGRRIFLLAQGRLVNLVSGKGHPIEIMDLSFALQVLSLLYLIENHGSLSTGIIPVPREIDYQVARLRLKALGCKIDTLSKEQEAYLFGE; this is encoded by the coding sequence ATGTCAAAAATTTGGAGGTTAAAATTTATGGTATCTGAATCACTTATCCGCGATCTATCATTGGCACCACAGGGAGAAGTAAAAATTAAATGGGTTCAAAACTTTATGCCACTTTTACGTAAACTGGAAAATCATTTTGCTTTAAAAAAACCATTGCAGGATAAAAAAATAGCGGTTTGTTTACATTTGGAAGCTAAAACAGGTTACTTAGCTTGTGTATTACAAGCTGGGGGAGCAGATGTAACCATGGTTGCTTCTAATCCACTTTCGACCCAAGATGATGTAGTCGCCGCACTTGTCAAACGGGGTATTCGGGCCTTTGCTTGGCAGGGAGCAACCTTGGAAGAATATGATGAACATCACCGGCAGGCTTTAGCTTTAAAACCCAATTTAATTATCGATGATGGTGGTGATTTATTAACTTTACTACATCGTGAATTTGTTGATTTACTTCCGGAAGTAATTGGTGGTTGTGAAGAAACAACAACTGGCTTGGTTCGTTTAAGAAAAATGGCGGCAGCTGGTTTATTAAAGATTCCGATTATGGCTGTTAATGATGCTTTAATGAAGCATTTGTTCGATAATCGTTATGGGACAGGCCAGTCAGTTTGGGAAGGGATTAATAGTACGACTAATCTTTTGATTGCCGGTAAAAATGTGGTAGTGGCTGGTTATGGTTGGTGTGGGCGAGGTGTGGCTATGCGTGCCAAAGGGTTGGGGGCACGGGTGATTGTTACTGAAGTAGATCCGGTAAGGGCTAATGAAGCCTTATTGGATGGTTTTACTGTTCTGCCTATGCTTGAGGCAGCCCCTTTAGGCAACATCTTTATTACTACTACCGGTAATAGGGATGTTTTGTGTAAAGAGCATTTTCAGTTAATGTCAGATGGAGCAGTTTTGGCCAATGCAGGGCATTTTGATGTTGAAATTAATAAAAGGGATTTAACATTATTGGCTCGAAAGCAAAATAAAATTAAATCAGATCTTGAAGAATTTATTTTACCTGATGGAAGACGCATATTTTTATTAGCCCAAGGCAGATTGGTTAATTTAGTTTCTGGTAAAGGCCATCCCATTGAAATCATGGATTTATCATTTGCTTTACAGGTGTTGTCCTTATTATATTTAATTGAAAATCATGGTTCACTGTCTACAGGGATAATTCCCGTGCCGCGGGAGATCGATTATCAAGTAGCTAGGTTGCGATTAAAGGCTTTAGGCTGTAAAATTGACACACTAAGCAAAGAACAAGAGGCTTATTTGTTCGGAGAATAA